In Odocoileus virginianus isolate 20LAN1187 ecotype Illinois chromosome 5, Ovbor_1.2, whole genome shotgun sequence, a single window of DNA contains:
- the AQP10 gene encoding LOW QUALITY PROTEIN: aquaporin-10 (The sequence of the model RefSeq protein was modified relative to this genomic sequence to represent the inferred CDS: inserted 3 bases in 2 codons): IRSLLARQCLAEFLAVFVLVLLIQGSSAQAVTSGGTKGNFFTMFLAGSLGVILAIYVSGNVSGAHLNPAFSLPMCLLGRLPWAKFLIYSLVQLLSAFCASGVTYALYYDALQNYTGGNLTVAGPKEMASIFATYPAPCLSLSNGFLDQVLGTWMLMVGVLAILNTQNKGVPAGLEAVIVGLLILAIMLSMGANCGLPINPAQDLGPWLFTYVAGWGPEVFSAGNGXWWVPVVGLLAGATLGTATYQLLVAQHNPEXTQPSQDLQEASDSGRQAATQLQESKL; this comes from the exons ATCCGCAGCCTCCTGGCCCGGCAGTGCCTGGCGGAGTTTCTGGCTGTGTTTGTGCTCGTG CTCCTCATACAGGGGTCTTCAGCCCAGGCTGTCACCAGTGGAGGAACCAAAGGAAACTTCTTCACCATGTTTCTGGCTGGCTCTCTGGGTGTTATACTAGCCATCTATGTGAGTGGTAACGTCTCAG GGGCCCACCTGAATCCAGCCTTCTCCCTGCCCATGTGCCTCCTGGGACGCCTCCCCTGGGCCAAGTTTCTCATTTACTCCTTGGTGCAGTTGCTGTCTGCTTTCTGTGCCTCTGGAGTCACCTATGCTCTCTATTATG ATGCCCTACAGAACTACACAGGTGGGAATCTGACAGTGGCTGGTCCCAAGGAGATGGCTTCCATCTTTGCTACCTACCCTGCCCCCTGTCTATCTCTGAGCAATGGCTTCCTGGATCAG GTTCTAGGCACCTGGATGCTGATGGTGGGGGTCCTGGCCATCCTGAACACACAGAACAAGGGAGTGCCTGCAGGTCTGGAGGCTGTGATAGTGGGGTTACTGATCCTGGCCATCATGCTATCCATGGGTGCCAACTGTGGGCTCCCAATCAACCCCGCCCAGGACCTCGGCCCATGGCTTTTCACCTACGTAGCTGGATGGGGCCCTGAAGTGTTCAG TGCTGGCAATG TGTGGTGGGTTCCTGTGGTGGGCCTTCTAGCGGGGGCCACGCTTGGCACAGCCACATACCAGCTGCTGGTGGCACAGCACAATCCTGA GACTCAGCCATCCCAGGATCTACAGGAAGCCTCAGACTCGGGAAGGCAGGCCGCAACTCAGCTGCAGGAGAGTAAGCTGTGA
- the ATP8B2 gene encoding phospholipid-transporting ATPase ID isoform X2 produces the protein MALCAKKRPPEEERRARANDREYNEKFQYASNCIKTSKYNILTFLPVNLFEQFQEVANTYFLFLLILQLIPQISSLSWFTTIVPLVLVLTITAVKDATDDYFRHKSDNQVNNRQSQVLINGILQQEQWMNVCVGDIIKLENNQFVAADLLLLSSSEPHGLCYIETAELDGETNMKVRQAIPITSELGDISKLAKFDGEVICEPPNNKLDKFSGTLYWKENKFPLSNQNMLLRGCVLRNTEWCFGLVIFAGPDTKLMQNSGRTKFKRTSIDRLMNTLVLWIFGFLVCMGVILAIGNAIWEHEVGTRFQVYLPWDEAVDSAFFSGFLSFWSYIIILNTVVPISLYVSVEVIRLGHSYFINWDKKMFCMKKRTPAEARTTTLNEELGQVEYIFSDKTGTLTQNIMVFNKCSINGRSYGDVFDVLGHKAELGERPEPVDFSFNPLADKKFLFWDPTLLEAVKMGDPHTHEFFRLLSLCHTVMSEEKSEGELYYKAQSPDEGALVTAARNFGFVFRSRTPKTITVHEMGTAITYQLLAILDFNNIRKRMSVIVRNPEGKIRLYCKGADTILLDRLHHSTQELLNTTTDHLNEYAGEGLRTLVLAYKDLDEEYYEEWAGRRLQASLAQDSREDRLASVYEEVESDMMLLGATAIEDKLQQGVPETIALLTLANIKIWVLTGDKQETAVNIGYSCKMLTDDMTEVFIVTGHTVLEVREELRKAREKMMDSSRAVGNGFTYQEKLSSSRLTSVLEAVAGEYALVINGHSLAHALEADMELEFLETACACKAVICCRVTPLQKAQVVELVKKYKKAVTLAIGDGANDVSMIKTAHIGVGISGQEGIQAVLASDYSFSQFKFLQRLLLVHGRWSYLRMCKFLCYFFYKNFAFTMVHFWFGFFCGFSAQTVYDQYFITLYNIVYTSLPVLAMGVFDQDVPEQRSMEYPKLYEPGQLNLLFNKREFFICIAQGIYTSVLMFFIPYGVFAEATRDDGTQLADYQSFAVTVATSLVIVVSVQIGLDTGYWTAINHFFIWGSLAVYFAILFAMHSNGLFDMFPNQFRFVGNAQNTLAQPTVWLTIVLTTVVCIMPVVAFRFLRLNLKPDLSDTVRYTQLVRKKQKAQHRCMRRVGRTGSRRSGYAFSHQEGFGELIMSGKNMRLSSLALSTFTTRSSSSWIESLRRKKSDSASSPSGGADKPLKG, from the exons ATGGCATTGTGCGCAAAGAAGCGCCCCCCAG aagaagaaaggagggcACGGGCCAATGACCGAGAATACAATGAGAAGTTCCAGTATGCG AGTAACTGCATCAAGACCTCCAAGTACAATATTCTCACCTTCCTGCCTGTCAACCTCTTTGAGCAGTTCCAGGAAGTGGCCAATACCTACTTCCTGTTCCTTCTCATCCTGCAG ttgatcCCGCAGATCTCTTCCCTGTCCTGGTTCACCACCATTGTGCCTTTGGTTCTTGTCCTCACCATCACAGCTGTTAAAGACGCCACTGATGACTAT TTCCGCCACAAGAGTGATAACCAAGTGAATAACCGTCAGTCTCAGGTGCTGATCAATGGAAT CCTCCAGCAGGAGCAGTGGATGAATGTCTGTGTTGGTGATATTATCAAGCTAGAAAACAACCAGTTTGTGGCG GCggatctcctcctcctctccagcaGCGAGCCCCATGGGCTGTGTTACATAGAGACAGCAGAACTTGACGG AGAGACCAACATGAAAGTGCGACAGGCGATTCCTATCACCTCGGAATTGGGAGACATCAGTAAGCTTGCCAAGTTTGATG GTGAAGTGATCTGTGAACCTCCCAACAACAAGCTGGACAAATTCAGCGGAACCCTCTACTGGAAGGAGAACAAGTTCCCCCTGAGCAACCAGAACATGCTGCTGCGGGGCTGCGTGCTGCGCAACACGGAGTGGTGCTTCGGGCTGGTCATCTTCGCAG GTCCTGACACTAAGCTGATGCAGAACAGTGGCCGGACAAAATTCAAGAGAACAAGTATTGATCGCCTAATGAACACACTGGTGCTCTGG ATTTTTGGATTCCTGGTCTGCATGGGGGTGATCCTGGCCATTGGCAATGCCATTTGGGAACATGAGGTGGGGACACGCTTCCAGGTCTACCTGCCCTGGGATGAGGCGGTGGACAGTGCCTTCTTCTCTGGCTTCCTCTCCTTCTGGTCCTACATCATCATCCTCAACACCGTCGTGCCCATATCACTCTATGTCAG TGTGGAGGTCATTCGCCTGGGCCACAGCTACTTCATCAACTGGGACAAGAAGATGTTCTGCATGAAGAAGCGGACGCCCGCCGAGGCCCGCACCACCACCCTGAACGAGGAGCTGGGCCAGGTGGAGTACATCTTCTCCGACAAGACGGGCACCCTCACCCAGAACATCATGGTCTTCAACAAGTGCTCCATCAACGGCCGCAGCTATG GTGACGTGTTTGATGTCCTGGGACACAAAGCTGAATTGGGAGAG AGGCCCGAACCCGTCGACTTCTCCTTTAATCCTCTGGCTGACAAGAAGTTCTTGTTTTGGGACCCCACTCTCTTGGAGGCTGTCAAGATGGGGGACCCCCACACCCACGAGTTCTTCCGCCTCCTCTCTCTGTGTCACACCGTCATGTCAGAAGAGAAAAGCGAAG GGGAGCTCTACTACAAAGCCCAGTCGCCAGATGAGGGGGCCTTGGTCACTGCAGCCAGGAACTTTGGTTTTGTATTCCGCTCTCGTACCCCCAAAACCATCACTGTCCACGAGATGGGCACCGCCATCACCTACCAACTGCTGGCCATCCTGGACTTCAACAACATCCGCAAACGGATGTCGGTCATAG TGCGGAATCCAGAGGGGAAGATAAGACTATACTGCAAAGGGGCTGACACCATCTTGCTGGACAGACTCCATCATTCTACCCAAGAGCTGCTCAACACCACCACTGACCATCTGAAT GAGTATGCGGGCGAAGGGCTGAGAACCCTGGTCCTGGCCTACAAGGATCTGGATGAAGAATACTACGAGGAGTGGGCCGGGAGACGGCTCCAAGCCAGCCTGGCTCAGGATAGCCGGGAGGACCGGCTGGCCAGTGTCTACGAAGAGGTTGAGAGCGACATGATG CTACTGGGTGCCACAGCCATTGAGGACAAGCTTCAGCAAGGGGTTCCGGAGACCATTGCCCTCCTGACGCTGGCCAACATCAAGATCTGGGTGCTGACTGGAGACAAGCAAG AGACGGCCGTGAACATTGGCTATTCCTGCAAGATGCTGACGGACGACATGACAGAGGTGTTCATCGTCACTGGCCACACGGTCCTGGAAGTGCGAGAGGAGCTCAG GAAAGCCCGGGAGAAGATGATGGATTCATCCCGTGCTGTGGGCAATGGCTTCACCTACCAGGAGAAACTTTCTTCTTCCAGGCTCACCTCTGTCCTGGAAGCTGTGGCTGGGGAGTATGCCCTAGTTATCAACGGGCACAGCCTG GCCCATGCGTTAGAGGCAGACATGGAGCTGGAGTTTCTGGAGACGGCCTGTGCCTGCAAAGCTGTCATCTGCTGCCGGGTGACTCCCTTGCAGAAGGCACAGGTGGTGGAACTGGTTAAGAAGTACAAGAAGGCTGTGACCCTGGCCATCGGGGATGGAGCCAATGACGTCAGCATGATCAAAA CGGCTCACATTGGCGTGGGCATCAGCGGGCAGGAAGGGATCCAGGCGGTGCTGGCCTCTGACTACTCCTTCTCCCAGTTCAAGTTCCTGCAGCGCCTTCTGCTGGTGCATGGACGCTGGTCTTACCTGCGAATGTGCAAGTTCCTCTGCTATTTCTTCTACAAGAACTTTGCTTTCACCATGGTCCACTTCTGGTTTGGCTTCTTCTGCGGCTTCTCAGCCCAG ACAGTCTATGACCAGTACTTCATCACCCTTTATAATATCGTGTACACCTCCCTCCCAGTCCTGGCTATGGGGGTCTTCGATCAG GACGTCCCGGAGCAGCGGAGCATGGAGTACCCTAAGCTCTACGAGCCAGGCCAGCTGAACCTCCTCTTCAACAAGCGGGAGTTCTTCATCTGCATCGCCCAGGGCATCTACACATCCGTGCTCATGTTTTTCATCCCCTATGGGGTGTTCGCTGAAGCCACTCGGGATGACGGCACCCAGCTAGCTGACTACCAGTCCTTTGCGGTCACCGTGGCCACCTCGCTGGTCATCGTGGTCAGTGTGCAG ATTGGACTGGATACTGGCTACTGGACAGCCATCAACCACTTCTTCATCTGGGGCAGCCTGGCGGTTTACTTTGCCATCCTCTTTGCCATGCACAGCAATGGGCTCTTCGACATGTTTCCAAACCAATTCCGGTTTGTGG GTAATGCCCAGAACACCCTGGCCCAGCCGACAGTGTGGCTGACCATCGTGCTCACCACGGTCGTCTGCATCATGCCTGTGGTCGCCTTTCGGTTTCTCAGGCTGAACCTGAAGCCGGATCTCTCGGACACG GTCCGCTACACCCAGCTGGTGAGGAAGAAGCAGAAGGCCCAGCACCGCTGCATGAGGCGGGTGGGCCGCACTGGGTCCCGGCGCTCTGGCTACGCCTTCTCCCACCAGGAGGGCTTCGGGGAGCTCATCATGTCTGGCAAGAACATGCGGCTCAGCTCCCTGGCGCTCTCCACCTTCACCACCCGCTCCAGCTCCAGCTGGATCGAGAGCCTCCGCAGGAAGAAGAGTGACAGCGCCAGCAGCCCCAGCGGAGGGGCCGACAAGCCCCTCAAGGGGTGA
- the ATP8B2 gene encoding phospholipid-transporting ATPase ID isoform X1, with protein MTVPKEMPEKWARAGAPPSWSRKKPSWGTEEERRARANDREYNEKFQYASNCIKTSKYNILTFLPVNLFEQFQEVANTYFLFLLILQLIPQISSLSWFTTIVPLVLVLTITAVKDATDDYFRHKSDNQVNNRQSQVLINGILQQEQWMNVCVGDIIKLENNQFVAADLLLLSSSEPHGLCYIETAELDGETNMKVRQAIPITSELGDISKLAKFDGEVICEPPNNKLDKFSGTLYWKENKFPLSNQNMLLRGCVLRNTEWCFGLVIFAGPDTKLMQNSGRTKFKRTSIDRLMNTLVLWIFGFLVCMGVILAIGNAIWEHEVGTRFQVYLPWDEAVDSAFFSGFLSFWSYIIILNTVVPISLYVSVEVIRLGHSYFINWDKKMFCMKKRTPAEARTTTLNEELGQVEYIFSDKTGTLTQNIMVFNKCSINGRSYGDVFDVLGHKAELGERPEPVDFSFNPLADKKFLFWDPTLLEAVKMGDPHTHEFFRLLSLCHTVMSEEKSEGELYYKAQSPDEGALVTAARNFGFVFRSRTPKTITVHEMGTAITYQLLAILDFNNIRKRMSVIVRNPEGKIRLYCKGADTILLDRLHHSTQELLNTTTDHLNEYAGEGLRTLVLAYKDLDEEYYEEWAGRRLQASLAQDSREDRLASVYEEVESDMMLLGATAIEDKLQQGVPETIALLTLANIKIWVLTGDKQETAVNIGYSCKMLTDDMTEVFIVTGHTVLEVREELRKAREKMMDSSRAVGNGFTYQEKLSSSRLTSVLEAVAGEYALVINGHSLAHALEADMELEFLETACACKAVICCRVTPLQKAQVVELVKKYKKAVTLAIGDGANDVSMIKTAHIGVGISGQEGIQAVLASDYSFSQFKFLQRLLLVHGRWSYLRMCKFLCYFFYKNFAFTMVHFWFGFFCGFSAQTVYDQYFITLYNIVYTSLPVLAMGVFDQDVPEQRSMEYPKLYEPGQLNLLFNKREFFICIAQGIYTSVLMFFIPYGVFAEATRDDGTQLADYQSFAVTVATSLVIVVSVQIGLDTGYWTAINHFFIWGSLAVYFAILFAMHSNGLFDMFPNQFRFVGNAQNTLAQPTVWLTIVLTTVVCIMPVVAFRFLRLNLKPDLSDTVRYTQLVRKKQKAQHRCMRRVGRTGSRRSGYAFSHQEGFGELIMSGKNMRLSSLALSTFTTRSSSSWIESLRRKKSDSASSPSGGADKPLKG; from the exons ATGACGGTCCCCAAGGAGATGCCCGAGAAGTGGGCCCGGGCCGGGGCGCCCCCTTCCTGGAGCAGAAAGAAGCCCTCCTGGGGGACAG aagaagaaaggagggcACGGGCCAATGACCGAGAATACAATGAGAAGTTCCAGTATGCG AGTAACTGCATCAAGACCTCCAAGTACAATATTCTCACCTTCCTGCCTGTCAACCTCTTTGAGCAGTTCCAGGAAGTGGCCAATACCTACTTCCTGTTCCTTCTCATCCTGCAG ttgatcCCGCAGATCTCTTCCCTGTCCTGGTTCACCACCATTGTGCCTTTGGTTCTTGTCCTCACCATCACAGCTGTTAAAGACGCCACTGATGACTAT TTCCGCCACAAGAGTGATAACCAAGTGAATAACCGTCAGTCTCAGGTGCTGATCAATGGAAT CCTCCAGCAGGAGCAGTGGATGAATGTCTGTGTTGGTGATATTATCAAGCTAGAAAACAACCAGTTTGTGGCG GCggatctcctcctcctctccagcaGCGAGCCCCATGGGCTGTGTTACATAGAGACAGCAGAACTTGACGG AGAGACCAACATGAAAGTGCGACAGGCGATTCCTATCACCTCGGAATTGGGAGACATCAGTAAGCTTGCCAAGTTTGATG GTGAAGTGATCTGTGAACCTCCCAACAACAAGCTGGACAAATTCAGCGGAACCCTCTACTGGAAGGAGAACAAGTTCCCCCTGAGCAACCAGAACATGCTGCTGCGGGGCTGCGTGCTGCGCAACACGGAGTGGTGCTTCGGGCTGGTCATCTTCGCAG GTCCTGACACTAAGCTGATGCAGAACAGTGGCCGGACAAAATTCAAGAGAACAAGTATTGATCGCCTAATGAACACACTGGTGCTCTGG ATTTTTGGATTCCTGGTCTGCATGGGGGTGATCCTGGCCATTGGCAATGCCATTTGGGAACATGAGGTGGGGACACGCTTCCAGGTCTACCTGCCCTGGGATGAGGCGGTGGACAGTGCCTTCTTCTCTGGCTTCCTCTCCTTCTGGTCCTACATCATCATCCTCAACACCGTCGTGCCCATATCACTCTATGTCAG TGTGGAGGTCATTCGCCTGGGCCACAGCTACTTCATCAACTGGGACAAGAAGATGTTCTGCATGAAGAAGCGGACGCCCGCCGAGGCCCGCACCACCACCCTGAACGAGGAGCTGGGCCAGGTGGAGTACATCTTCTCCGACAAGACGGGCACCCTCACCCAGAACATCATGGTCTTCAACAAGTGCTCCATCAACGGCCGCAGCTATG GTGACGTGTTTGATGTCCTGGGACACAAAGCTGAATTGGGAGAG AGGCCCGAACCCGTCGACTTCTCCTTTAATCCTCTGGCTGACAAGAAGTTCTTGTTTTGGGACCCCACTCTCTTGGAGGCTGTCAAGATGGGGGACCCCCACACCCACGAGTTCTTCCGCCTCCTCTCTCTGTGTCACACCGTCATGTCAGAAGAGAAAAGCGAAG GGGAGCTCTACTACAAAGCCCAGTCGCCAGATGAGGGGGCCTTGGTCACTGCAGCCAGGAACTTTGGTTTTGTATTCCGCTCTCGTACCCCCAAAACCATCACTGTCCACGAGATGGGCACCGCCATCACCTACCAACTGCTGGCCATCCTGGACTTCAACAACATCCGCAAACGGATGTCGGTCATAG TGCGGAATCCAGAGGGGAAGATAAGACTATACTGCAAAGGGGCTGACACCATCTTGCTGGACAGACTCCATCATTCTACCCAAGAGCTGCTCAACACCACCACTGACCATCTGAAT GAGTATGCGGGCGAAGGGCTGAGAACCCTGGTCCTGGCCTACAAGGATCTGGATGAAGAATACTACGAGGAGTGGGCCGGGAGACGGCTCCAAGCCAGCCTGGCTCAGGATAGCCGGGAGGACCGGCTGGCCAGTGTCTACGAAGAGGTTGAGAGCGACATGATG CTACTGGGTGCCACAGCCATTGAGGACAAGCTTCAGCAAGGGGTTCCGGAGACCATTGCCCTCCTGACGCTGGCCAACATCAAGATCTGGGTGCTGACTGGAGACAAGCAAG AGACGGCCGTGAACATTGGCTATTCCTGCAAGATGCTGACGGACGACATGACAGAGGTGTTCATCGTCACTGGCCACACGGTCCTGGAAGTGCGAGAGGAGCTCAG GAAAGCCCGGGAGAAGATGATGGATTCATCCCGTGCTGTGGGCAATGGCTTCACCTACCAGGAGAAACTTTCTTCTTCCAGGCTCACCTCTGTCCTGGAAGCTGTGGCTGGGGAGTATGCCCTAGTTATCAACGGGCACAGCCTG GCCCATGCGTTAGAGGCAGACATGGAGCTGGAGTTTCTGGAGACGGCCTGTGCCTGCAAAGCTGTCATCTGCTGCCGGGTGACTCCCTTGCAGAAGGCACAGGTGGTGGAACTGGTTAAGAAGTACAAGAAGGCTGTGACCCTGGCCATCGGGGATGGAGCCAATGACGTCAGCATGATCAAAA CGGCTCACATTGGCGTGGGCATCAGCGGGCAGGAAGGGATCCAGGCGGTGCTGGCCTCTGACTACTCCTTCTCCCAGTTCAAGTTCCTGCAGCGCCTTCTGCTGGTGCATGGACGCTGGTCTTACCTGCGAATGTGCAAGTTCCTCTGCTATTTCTTCTACAAGAACTTTGCTTTCACCATGGTCCACTTCTGGTTTGGCTTCTTCTGCGGCTTCTCAGCCCAG ACAGTCTATGACCAGTACTTCATCACCCTTTATAATATCGTGTACACCTCCCTCCCAGTCCTGGCTATGGGGGTCTTCGATCAG GACGTCCCGGAGCAGCGGAGCATGGAGTACCCTAAGCTCTACGAGCCAGGCCAGCTGAACCTCCTCTTCAACAAGCGGGAGTTCTTCATCTGCATCGCCCAGGGCATCTACACATCCGTGCTCATGTTTTTCATCCCCTATGGGGTGTTCGCTGAAGCCACTCGGGATGACGGCACCCAGCTAGCTGACTACCAGTCCTTTGCGGTCACCGTGGCCACCTCGCTGGTCATCGTGGTCAGTGTGCAG ATTGGACTGGATACTGGCTACTGGACAGCCATCAACCACTTCTTCATCTGGGGCAGCCTGGCGGTTTACTTTGCCATCCTCTTTGCCATGCACAGCAATGGGCTCTTCGACATGTTTCCAAACCAATTCCGGTTTGTGG GTAATGCCCAGAACACCCTGGCCCAGCCGACAGTGTGGCTGACCATCGTGCTCACCACGGTCGTCTGCATCATGCCTGTGGTCGCCTTTCGGTTTCTCAGGCTGAACCTGAAGCCGGATCTCTCGGACACG GTCCGCTACACCCAGCTGGTGAGGAAGAAGCAGAAGGCCCAGCACCGCTGCATGAGGCGGGTGGGCCGCACTGGGTCCCGGCGCTCTGGCTACGCCTTCTCCCACCAGGAGGGCTTCGGGGAGCTCATCATGTCTGGCAAGAACATGCGGCTCAGCTCCCTGGCGCTCTCCACCTTCACCACCCGCTCCAGCTCCAGCTGGATCGAGAGCCTCCGCAGGAAGAAGAGTGACAGCGCCAGCAGCCCCAGCGGAGGGGCCGACAAGCCCCTCAAGGGGTGA